A stretch of DNA from Prochlorococcus marinus str. SB:
CTATTTCATAATCACAAGCCTTTTGAATTGCAGAAAATGAATTCATATTTTTTATTTCCACTTTGGTACCAAAAGGAGAATTTGGTCCTTTTCTAACTGAAATATTGACATCGCAACGTAATGAACCCTCTTGCATATTTCCGTCTGATACTCCTAAATATCTAACTGTTCTTCTAATCTCTGAAGCATATTCAGATGCCTCTTTACCTGATCTAATATCTGGTTTACTTACAATCTCACAAAGTGCTATTCCGGCACGATTGTAATCAACTAAAGAATACTTAGAGCCTGCTAATCTATCACTTCCTGAATGGACTAGTTTTCCGGCGTCTTCTTCCATATGTAGCCTTTCTATACCAATTTTTTTGATATAAGGTTTTTTGTCCTTTTCAATTATTTCAACCTCTAACCAGCCATTTTCAGCTAGTGGCTCATCAAATTGTGAAATTTGATAATTTTTAGGCAGATCAGGATAAAAATATTGTTTTCTATCAAATTTACAATGTTCTGCAACGTTTAAATTCAATGCTAACGAAGTTTTTACAGCATACTCAAGAACAGTCTCATTCAAAACTGGGAGGGTTCCTGGCAACCCACAAACTACAGGATCTATATGCGTATTAGGTGCATCACCAAAAGCTGTTGACGCAGATGTGAATATTTTACTTTTCGTATTAAGCTGTACATGAGTTTCCAAACCAATCACAGCTTCCCAAGATTCCAAATTTTTCATTATCAAAAGTCTCTTTATTAATATTATTGGATATAAAGGAAAAGAGGACCAAAACACAAATAAAAATATTAATTTTTTAATGGCACAAGAACCCAAAAATTCAATATTAATCATTGGCGGTGGACTTTTAGGTTTATCTATTGCTTATGAATTTTCTAAAAATAACTTCAAAGTTTTTGTTTTAAGCAAAAACAGAAATGAGTCAGCTGGATTTGTTGCTGCAGGAATGTTAGCTACTCATGCCGAAGGGCTCGAAGATGAATTACTAAAATTTGGCCAAGAAAGTCAAAATCTAATTCCAAAGTGGATAAAAAGTATTGAACAAGATAGTAATATTAAATGCGGTTTAAAAAAATGTGGCATAGTAGTCCCTTTTAAAAACAAAGAAGATCTTGAAGAGTTTCCCACTTATGAATATGGAAAATATTTAAATCACAAAGATCTTCAAACAGAAATCAATGGAATAAATTCTACTTGGAAACATGGTTTACTTTTTGAACAAGATGGTCAAATAGATAACCGAAGAAGACTGATGCGCGCTCTTGAGAGAGCATGCTCCTTGCATGGAGTCGAATTTCAAGAGGGATCAGAAGTAGAAGATTTGATATTCGAAAAAAACAAAATTACAGGTGCAAAAGTTTTATGTGCCACTGGGGAAATAAAAAAAATTAACTGCGAAAAAGCAATTATATGCAGCGGTGCTTGGAGTAAAAAAATTTTTAATAAGATTCCAGTCTTTCCTGTCAAGGGACAAATGCTATCAATACAAGGTCCAACAAATTTTTTGAAAAGGGTTATTTTTGGTCCAAAAACTTATCTAGTTCCACGTGATGATGGACTCATTATAGTTGGAGCGACAGTTGAAAAAGATTCAAAATTTAATCAAGGTAATACTCCTAATGGAATAAAACAACTGCAAGAAGGCATTCGCTCCTTATTGCCAGAAGCTATTAATTGGCCACAAATGGAACATTGGTGGGGATTTAGACCTTGCACACCAGATC
This window harbors:
- the thiO gene encoding glycine oxidase ThiO — encoded protein: MAQEPKNSILIIGGGLLGLSIAYEFSKNNFKVFVLSKNRNESAGFVAAGMLATHAEGLEDELLKFGQESQNLIPKWIKSIEQDSNIKCGLKKCGIVVPFKNKEDLEEFPTYEYGKYLNHKDLQTEINGINSTWKHGLLFEQDGQIDNRRRLMRALERACSLHGVEFQEGSEVEDLIFEKNKITGAKVLCATGEIKKINCEKAIICSGAWSKKIFNKIPVFPVKGQMLSIQGPTNFLKRVIFGPKTYLVPRDDGLIIVGATVEKDSKFNQGNTPNGIKQLQEGIRSLLPEAINWPQMEHWWGFRPCTPDLKPIIGKSKIENLFIATGHYRNGVLFSAITSDLLLKIVQNKNLKEIEKSFLEKFSLNRFAI